The proteins below are encoded in one region of Ricinus communis isolate WT05 ecotype wild-type chromosome 6, ASM1957865v1, whole genome shotgun sequence:
- the LOC8273533 gene encoding adenosine kinase 2 has product MASYEGILLGMGNPLLDISAVVDEDFLNKYEIKLNNAILAEDKHLPMYEEMANNSNVEYIAGGATQNSIKVAQWMLQIPGATSYMGCIGKDKFGEEMTKNSKKAGVNVHYYEDETAPTGTCGVCVVGGERSLVANLSAANCYKSEHLKRPENWALVEKAKYFYIAGFFLTVSPESIQLVAEHAAANNKIFTMNLSAPFICEFFKDAQEKVLPYMDYVFGNETEARTFAKVHGWETDNVEEIAKKISQWPKASGTHKRITVITQGADPVVVAEDGKVKLFPVILLPKEKLVDTNGAGDAFVGGFLSQLVQEKPIEECVRAGCYAANVIIQRSGCTYPEKPDFS; this is encoded by the exons atggcATCATACGAAGGAATTCTTTTGGGCATGGGTAACCCACTTCTCGACATTTCTGCTGTTGTTGATGAAGATTTCCTTAATAA ATATGAAATCAAGCTTAACAATGCTATCCTTGCTGAAGACAAGCACTTGCCAAT GTACGAAGAAATGGCTAACAACTCCAATGTAGAATATATTGCTGGag GTGCTACACAAAACTCAATAAAAGTTGCTCAG TGGATGCTTCAAATTCCTGGTGCAACAAGTTATATGGGCTGCATTGGGAAGGATAAGTTTGGGGAGGAGATGACAAAAAACTCAAAGAAAGCCGGTGTCAAT GTACATTATTATGAGGATGAAACTGCTCCTACAGGGACCTGTGGCGTTTGCGTTGTTGGTGGTGAGAG GTCACTAGTTGCAAATTTGTCAGCAGCAAACTGTTACAAATCTGAGCATTTGAAGAGACCAGAAAATTGGGCACTAG TTGAGAAAGcaaaatatttctatattgCCGGGTTTTTCCTTACTGTCTCTCCTGAGTCCATTCAGCTTGTTGCTGAACACGCAGCTGCAAACAACAAG ATCTTCACAATGAATCTTTCAGCTCCATTCATCTGTGAGTTCTTTAAGGACGCCCAGGAGAAAGTTCTACCATACATGGACTATGTCTTTGGGAATGAGACAGAAGCTAGAACCTTCGCCAAGGTTCATGGATGGGAG ACTGATAACGTTGAGGAGATTGCTAAAAAGATCTCCCAGTGGCCCAAGGCATCAGGGACTCATAAGAGAATTACTGTCATTACTCAAGGTGCTGATCCTGTTGTGGTTGCTGAGGATGGGAAGGTGAAATTATTCCCTGTGATCTTGTTGCCAAAGGAGAAGCTGGTTGATACCAATGGAGCAG GGGATGCTTTTGTCGGTGGATTTCTGTCACAGCTAGTCCAAGAGAAGCCCATTGAGGAGTGCGTGAGAGCTGGATGCTATGCAGCAAATGTGATCATCCAAAGGTCAGGCTGCACATACCCAGAGAAGCCAGACTTCAGTTAG